A stretch of the Oncorhynchus clarkii lewisi isolate Uvic-CL-2024 chromosome 9, UVic_Ocla_1.0, whole genome shotgun sequence genome encodes the following:
- the LOC139415962 gene encoding uncharacterized protein, producing the protein MLQHRRESDSHGLFSSGETSDNDCEMGASCGEVGGVCLCETGPCTLYSEAHTQTPDTLKCEHCGKNRVVITRYSEGYGTEEECALSDPQGDSDADADIEDTDCRLQEPGSLQRISSRRRKRPRIARQDTTESEDDGGRSHRSHRWNLRLSPHRAHNRTLLEESVSQVRPLVICRPSIRGDGQGPPVEGPRTGPKWLWFLWPSSLSLPVVLLLSIPLSLSLVIVIISFLMPRAST; encoded by the exons ATGCTGCAGCATCGGAGGGAATCTGACTCTCATGGCCTGTTTTCATCTGGAGAGACCTCCGACAATGACTGTGAG aTGGGGGCAAGTTGTGGAGAAGTTGgcggagtgtgtttgtgtgagactgGACCCTGCACACTATACtctgaagcacacacacagacaccg gacACACTGAAATGTGAACACTGTGGGAAAAACAGGGTAGTGATAACCAGGTACTCAGAGGGATATGGCACagag GAAGAGTGTGCCCTGTCCGATCCTCAGGGCGACAGCGATGCAGACGCTGACATCGAGGACACAGATTGCAG ACTACAGGAGCCAGGTTCTCTCCAGCGAATCAGTTCGCGGAGACGGAAGCGACCACGAATAGCACGGCAGGACACCACGGAGAGTGAGGACGATGGGGGGAGGAGTCACAGGAGTCACCGCTGGAACCTCAGACTCAGTCCCCACCGCGCTCACAACAGAACCTTACTAGAG gaaagTGTATCACAGGTCAGACCGTTAGTGATCTGTCGGCCCAGTATCAGAGGAGACGGTCAGGGGCCTCCAGTCGAAGGGCCCAGAACTGGCCCAAAATGGCTCTGGTTCCTGTGGCCctcgtctctctccctgcctgtcgttctcctcctctccatccctctctctctctccttagtcATCGTCATCATATCTTTCCTGATGCCTCGGGCCAGTACTTGA